In Sporichthyaceae bacterium, the following proteins share a genomic window:
- a CDS encoding ISAs1 family transposase, producing MASLSLLERLATVPDPRHSKGRVHPLSAILGLTVVALLAGCRSLEAIAQFGRDHGTALAHPLGFCRGKTPCKATLSILLRRLNVAALEEVLAAWIADRHPGGFEHLALDGKVLRGSAAGDTPGVHLLALFAPAVAATVGQLRVAATTNEHKAALRLLGILPPLAGAVVTGDAMFCVHDRRIASLTGEVSSVASVSLGGYHCACRPCPFPA from the coding sequence ATGGCCTCGTTGTCCTTGTTGGAGCGCCTCGCCACTGTCCCGGATCCCCGCCACTCCAAGGGTCGTGTCCACCCCCTGTCCGCCATCCTCGGGCTGACCGTTGTCGCCCTCTTGGCCGGCTGCCGCTCCCTGGAAGCGATCGCCCAGTTCGGCCGCGACCACGGCACCGCGCTCGCCCATCCGCTCGGCTTTTGCCGCGGCAAAACTCCCTGCAAGGCCACCCTCTCGATCCTCCTGCGCCGCCTCAACGTTGCGGCCCTGGAGGAGGTGCTGGCCGCCTGGATCGCCGACCGCCACCCCGGCGGCTTCGAGCACCTGGCCCTCGACGGCAAGGTACTGCGCGGCAGCGCCGCTGGCGACACCCCCGGGGTCCATCTGCTGGCCCTATTCGCCCCCGCGGTCGCGGCCACCGTCGGCCAGTTGCGCGTGGCGGCCACGACCAACGAGCACAAGGCGGCGTTGCGGCTGTTGGGCATCCTGCCCCCGCTCGCCGGGGCGGTGGTCACCGGCGACGCCATGTTCTGTGTACACGACCGACGGATCGCGTCATTGACAGGTGAGGTAAGTTCGGTGGCATCCGTTTCCCTCGGAGGATACCACTGTGCCTGCCGTCCCTGCCCCTTTCCGGCGTGA
- the tnpB gene encoding IS66 family insertion sequence element accessory protein TnpB (TnpB, as the term is used for proteins encoded by IS66 family insertion elements, is considered an accessory protein, since TnpC, encoded by a neighboring gene, is a DDE family transposase.), protein MDLRLGFDGLYRHVQATLQADPLSGHLFIFTNGAANRLKVLYWSRHGLCLWCQRLERGRYHFRTPTDRKLELTATEFAMILDGIDYPSAKRFPRYSRPESSTIR, encoded by the coding sequence GTGGATCTCCGCCTCGGGTTCGACGGCCTGTACCGCCACGTCCAAGCCACCCTCCAGGCCGACCCCCTGAGCGGCCACCTGTTCATTTTCACCAACGGCGCGGCCAACCGCCTCAAGGTGCTGTACTGGAGCCGCCACGGACTTTGTCTCTGGTGCCAGCGACTCGAGCGCGGCCGCTACCACTTCCGCACGCCCACCGACCGCAAGCTCGAACTCACCGCCACCGAGTTCGCCATGATCCTCGACGGCATCGACTACCCCTCGGCCAAACGCTTTCCCCGATATTCGCGCCCGGAATCGTCAACGATTCGCTGA